A window of Kribbella sp. NBC_00382 genomic DNA:
CGGCCTGGCGTTGCTCGTGCACGCCATCCGGTTGCGCTGGGCAAGTACGGCGCTGCGTTTCGTGTACTACCTCCCCGGTGCTCTGGCCGGCGCGTCCAGTGTGCTGCTCTGGCTGTTCGTTCTCGATCCCACCGCCAGCCCGGTCAGCGGTCTGCTCCGGGCGTTCGGGTTCGACAGTTTCGTAGCGGTCATCCAGCCCGGGCACCTGCCGGCGATCTTCGCGATCATCGCGTTCTGGACCGGTGCCGGCGGGTGGATCGTGATCATGTACGGCGCTCTGAACAACATCAGCACGGAGGTGATCGAGGCGGCCCAGGTCGATGGTGCCGGGCGGGTCCAGATCGCGCTCCGGATCCAGCTTCCGCTGCTGCGCAAGTGGATCGCGTACATGGGAGTCATGTCGCTGGCGGCCGGCACCCAGCTGTTCGTCGAACCACAATTGCTCAGCCAGGCCAGCAACGCGGTGGTCCCGAACGACTACTCGCTGAACCAGCTCGCCTACCAGTACGCGTTCCAGCAGAACGACTTCAACGGCGCGGCTGCCATCTCCTTGATCCTGCTGGTCGTCGCGTTGCTGCTCTCGTGGGTGTTCGTCACCCGCGGCGGCCTTTTCGAGAGGGAATGAGGATGTCGAGTCCTTCCGTCGAACACCGCCTGGCGAACCTCCGAGGATGGAGCGGCCGGTCCGTCGCGGGCGTCGTGCTGACTCTCTGCGTCTTCTTCTTCGCCGTACCGGTCGTCTGGCTGCTGCTCGCCGTCACCAAGTCCGCCAAGGCGCTGACCGTCTCGAACCCCTTCTCCATCGGGTCATGGCACGACCTCGTCGCCAACTGGCACCAGCTGTTCGCCTTCTCCGA
This region includes:
- a CDS encoding carbohydrate ABC transporter permease; the encoded protein is MTIAAPSDPLIAGAPERRRPAPGNGRAPGSTRIGYVFVSLYALLAVAFGVVPSLYAVLLAFTNGDGGFAGLGNFTKVVGDFRFWPAVLHVAVYLVIWLVMLVVLVVGLALLVHAIRLRWASTALRFVYYLPGALAGASSVLLWLFVLDPTASPVSGLLRAFGFDSFVAVIQPGHLPAIFAIIAFWTGAGGWIVIMYGALNNISTEVIEAAQVDGAGRVQIALRIQLPLLRKWIAYMGVMSLAAGTQLFVEPQLLSQASNAVVPNDYSLNQLAYQYAFQQNDFNGAAAISLILLVVALLLSWVFVTRGGLFERE